The following proteins are encoded in a genomic region of [Eubacterium] hominis:
- a CDS encoding ABC transporter ATP-binding protein, which translates to MEEQEFESDIYDVSVWKKVLLLLWEHKKIVIWNLILNVLLAFTDIILPLFNRFAIDTYVVEQTKADSLPVFAICYAILIMTQCILVYGFFRLAARIESDFGKNLRKKCFEKLQVLTYAYFDRTANGWLMARITSDTARLAEILAWSMVDLVWGIIVMIGISIVMLFINWKMALCILIIVPVLWFVSLFFQRRILSAQRKSRKANSKITAAFAEGINGAVTTKTLGIEKENFEEFQGKTKDMQHYSIRAVRFNAIFQPIVYLLSAIAIASLLFIGGNQVLMKTIQFGTLAMFINYANLFFDPLKQIARILAEIQMASASAERVVSLLEEEVDIVDREDVIKQYGTLLQPKKENYEPLYGDVTFDHVDFYYNEKEMVLTDFCLEVKKGQMIALVGETGSGKSTIVNLLCRFYEPKSGKILMDGKDIQKRSVGWLHSNIGYVLQSPNLFSGSILDNIRYGKPEATLEEVIHVAKAIQAHEFIMALPQGYDTNVGEGGDRLSTGQKQLISFARALIVDPSIVILDEATSSIDTESEKAIRHAMKTLLHDRTSFVVAHRLSTIVDADQILVMRHGKIMEQGTHKELLALHGYYYELYNSQYEQEYTQRAWNIE; encoded by the coding sequence ATGGAAGAACAGGAATTTGAGAGTGATATTTATGATGTATCCGTCTGGAAAAAAGTATTGCTCCTGTTATGGGAACATAAAAAAATTGTGATATGGAATTTGATTTTAAATGTTCTTTTGGCTTTTACCGATATCATTTTACCCCTGTTTAATCGATTTGCGATTGATACATATGTAGTAGAACAGACAAAAGCGGATTCTTTGCCAGTATTTGCGATATGTTATGCCATACTGATCATGACACAATGTATTCTTGTATATGGCTTCTTTCGCTTAGCAGCACGTATTGAAAGTGATTTTGGCAAGAATCTAAGAAAGAAGTGCTTTGAGAAGCTTCAAGTGCTCACGTATGCGTATTTCGATCGTACAGCCAATGGCTGGCTGATGGCAAGAATTACTTCTGATACGGCAAGACTTGCGGAAATCTTAGCATGGAGCATGGTCGATCTTGTATGGGGCATCATTGTCATGATCGGTATTAGTATCGTTATGCTCTTCATCAATTGGAAAATGGCGCTGTGTATTTTAATTATCGTACCAGTTCTGTGGTTTGTGTCTTTATTTTTCCAAAGAAGAATCTTATCTGCACAACGAAAAAGCCGTAAAGCAAACAGTAAGATTACGGCAGCATTTGCGGAAGGAATCAATGGGGCAGTCACGACCAAAACACTAGGTATTGAAAAAGAAAACTTTGAAGAATTTCAAGGAAAAACAAAAGATATGCAGCACTACTCGATTCGAGCAGTACGCTTTAATGCAATCTTTCAGCCAATCGTATATCTGTTATCTGCGATTGCGATTGCCTCTTTATTGTTTATCGGTGGCAATCAGGTATTAATGAAAACCATACAGTTTGGTACCCTTGCTATGTTTATCAATTATGCCAATTTATTCTTTGATCCATTGAAACAGATTGCACGTATCTTAGCAGAAATACAAATGGCAAGTGCCAGTGCAGAACGTGTGGTTTCTTTATTGGAAGAAGAAGTGGATATCGTTGATCGAGAAGATGTGATCAAGCAGTATGGAACGCTGTTACAACCTAAAAAAGAAAACTATGAGCCATTATATGGCGATGTGACATTCGACCATGTGGATTTTTACTATAATGAGAAAGAAATGGTATTAACGGATTTCTGTCTGGAAGTAAAGAAAGGACAAATGATTGCACTAGTGGGTGAAACAGGCTCAGGCAAAAGCACCATTGTGAATTTGTTATGTCGTTTCTATGAACCAAAGAGTGGTAAAATTTTAATGGATGGAAAAGATATTCAAAAGCGGAGTGTTGGCTGGCTGCATTCTAATATCGGCTATGTTTTACAATCGCCAAATCTGTTCAGTGGCAGTATTTTAGATAATATCCGTTATGGAAAACCAGAGGCAACACTGGAAGAAGTCATTCATGTTGCTAAAGCGATTCAAGCGCATGAATTCATTATGGCATTACCACAGGGCTATGATACCAATGTAGGAGAAGGTGGAGATCGTTTATCTACCGGACAAAAACAGTTGATTTCCTTTGCGAGAGCATTGATTGTCGATCCTAGTATCGTTATCCTTGATGAAGCAACCAGTTCCATCGATACAGAAAGTGAAAAAGCCATCCGGCATGCGATGAAAACACTGCTGCATGATCGTACCAGCTTTGTTGTGGCACATCGTTTAAGTACGATCGTAGATGCTGATCAAATTCTGGTTATGCGCCATGGGAAAATCATGGAGCAGGGAACACATAAGGAATTATTAGCATTACATGGCTATTATTATGAATTATACAATAGTCAATATGAACAAGAATATACACAAAGAGCATGGAATATAGAATAG
- a CDS encoding PTS glucose transporter subunit IIA, whose protein sequence is MGKYEQLAKDIIKNVGGKENINGLTHCITRLRFKLKDESKANDDILKNMDGVVTVMHSAGQYQVVIGNHVPNVYADVCEVAGIGGGAPASEQDAPKGVFNKLIDIISGCFQPILGPMCAAGIVKGLNALLVFLMGASYSTSGTYMVLNAIGDAVFYFMPVLLGYTAAKKFKLNPITGMVIGAALCYPTIQKDALAAAGEALGSLPLLGDYFTTFIGIPFVAGNYTSSVVPVLVVVAFAGYLQKLGKKFIPEMLQGFFVPLFVLLISLPVGFLIIGPIVSLATNLLSSGFSNLYAFSPVLTGAVVGFFWQALVIFGLHWALIPIAMINMTTAGFDTILVGSFGCSFAQTAVIAAMFFKLRDAKKKALAIPAIVSGVCGVTEPAIYGFSLPEKTPFIFSMIGGSAGGALFALLNGKGYTMGGLGIFGVVNYISPTGDASGMYASFACIAVSMIIGFVLTFFFWKDKSEDMKPVTVETKNPVKVSKEVIVSPIEGKVKPLSEVKDAAFAGGALGKGIAIEPANGKVIAPFDGTIMTLFPTKHAIGLVSDNGCEVLIHIGLDTVQLEGKHFEAHVKQGDKVTKGQLLVSFDKAAIEKEGYCVDTPIIITNTNDYLDIVETQEASVKANDSLITVLL, encoded by the coding sequence ATGGGAAAATATGAACAATTAGCAAAGGACATCATTAAGAATGTCGGAGGAAAAGAAAACATCAATGGATTAACACACTGTATCACACGCTTACGTTTTAAACTGAAGGATGAATCAAAAGCAAATGATGACATCTTGAAAAATATGGATGGTGTCGTAACAGTTATGCATTCTGCAGGTCAGTATCAGGTCGTTATTGGAAATCACGTACCAAATGTATACGCAGATGTATGTGAAGTTGCTGGTATCGGAGGAGGTGCTCCTGCATCTGAACAAGATGCACCAAAAGGAGTATTCAATAAACTGATTGATATCATCAGTGGATGTTTCCAGCCAATCTTAGGCCCAATGTGTGCTGCTGGTATCGTCAAAGGTTTAAATGCATTGCTAGTATTCCTGATGGGCGCAAGCTATAGTACAAGTGGTACTTATATGGTATTAAATGCCATTGGTGATGCCGTATTCTATTTCATGCCAGTATTATTAGGATATACTGCAGCGAAGAAATTTAAATTAAACCCAATCACAGGTATGGTCATTGGTGCTGCATTATGTTATCCAACCATTCAAAAAGATGCATTGGCTGCAGCTGGGGAAGCACTAGGTTCTTTACCACTGTTAGGGGATTACTTTACAACTTTTATTGGTATTCCATTTGTTGCAGGTAACTATACATCTTCTGTTGTGCCAGTATTGGTTGTTGTTGCATTCGCAGGTTACTTACAGAAACTTGGCAAGAAATTCATTCCTGAAATGCTACAAGGATTCTTTGTTCCTTTATTTGTATTGCTGATCAGCTTACCAGTTGGTTTCTTAATCATTGGACCAATCGTTTCATTAGCTACAAACTTATTATCAAGTGGATTCTCTAATCTATATGCATTCTCTCCAGTATTAACAGGTGCTGTGGTTGGTTTCTTCTGGCAGGCACTTGTTATCTTTGGATTACACTGGGCATTGATTCCAATCGCTATGATCAATATGACAACTGCAGGATTTGATACAATCTTAGTAGGAAGCTTTGGATGCTCATTTGCACAGACTGCTGTAATTGCTGCTATGTTCTTTAAATTACGTGATGCAAAGAAAAAAGCACTTGCAATTCCTGCGATCGTATCCGGTGTATGTGGTGTAACAGAACCTGCAATCTATGGTTTCTCTTTACCTGAAAAAACACCATTTATATTCTCAATGATCGGTGGTAGTGCTGGTGGTGCATTATTTGCATTATTAAATGGTAAAGGTTATACCATGGGTGGTTTAGGTATCTTTGGTGTTGTAAACTACATCTCACCAACAGGGGATGCCAGTGGTATGTACGCAAGCTTTGCATGTATCGCTGTTTCTATGATCATTGGTTTTGTATTGACATTTTTCTTCTGGAAAGATAAATCAGAAGACATGAAGCCTGTGACTGTAGAAACAAAGAATCCAGTAAAAGTATCAAAAGAAGTTATCGTTTCACCAATCGAAGGAAAAGTGAAACCATTATCTGAAGTAAAAGATGCTGCTTTCGCAGGTGGTGCTTTAGGCAAAGGTATCGCAATTGAACCAGCAAATGGAAAAGTTATTGCCCCATTTGATGGTACAATCATGACATTATTCCCAACCAAACATGCGATTGGACTTGTAAGTGACAATGGATGTGAAGTATTGATTCATATTGGTTTAGATACTGTTCAATTAGAAGGAAAACACTTTGAAGCACATGTAAAACAAGGTGACAAAGTAACAAAAGGACAGCTGCTTGTTTCATTTGATAAAGCTGCTATTGAAAAAGAAGGCTATTGTGTAGATACACCTATCATTATTACCAATACCAATGATTATTTAGATATCGTAGAAACACAAGAAGCAAGCGTAAAAGCAAATGATTCGTTGATCACGGTATTACTATAA
- a CDS encoding YccF domain-containing protein — MSTIGNILWVIFGGLEMAFGWFIAGCLWSITIIGLPIGLQCFKIAGLLLWPFKKQIVPSSMGAISFLMNILWLLISGIWLAIAEVITGAALCITIIGIPFGLQHFKYATLALMPFGTRVEKRYY, encoded by the coding sequence GTGTCAACAATTGGAAATATATTATGGGTAATATTTGGTGGTCTGGAAATGGCTTTTGGCTGGTTTATTGCCGGCTGTTTATGGTCCATTACCATTATTGGGTTACCAATAGGGTTGCAATGCTTTAAAATTGCCGGTTTATTATTATGGCCATTTAAAAAGCAGATAGTGCCTTCTTCCATGGGGGCAATCAGCTTTTTAATGAATATTTTATGGCTGTTGATCAGTGGAATATGGCTTGCTATCGCAGAAGTGATCACTGGTGCTGCTTTATGTATCACGATCATTGGCATCCCATTTGGTCTGCAGCATTTCAAATATGCCACGCTGGCTTTGATGCCATTTGGTACCCGTGTAGAAAAAAGATATTACTAA
- a CDS encoding TIGR03905 family TSCPD domain-containing protein — translation METFVYRPKGVCSQEMRFEMDGDIIRSVKIVGGCAGNLLGISRIITDKKISEVISAFEGVRCGIKPTSCPDQISKALLAYAAEHDIKVN, via the coding sequence ATGGAAACATTTGTATATAGACCAAAAGGAGTTTGTTCACAGGAAATGCGTTTTGAAATGGATGGCGACATTATTCGCAGCGTAAAAATCGTTGGCGGATGTGCAGGCAATCTTTTGGGGATATCCAGAATTATTACAGATAAAAAAATAAGTGAAGTTATTTCTGCGTTTGAAGGGGTACGCTGCGGTATAAAACCAACATCATGTCCAGATCAAATATCTAAGGCATTATTGGCTTATGCTGCTGAACATGACATCAAGGTCAATTAG
- a CDS encoding NusG domain II-containing protein, which yields MNKADKIFIGIVLIVVCLLYIPSLWNAYQNKGKAKTAVVSYKNEEVLRIDMKVDKDYEVQGSLGPVHIEVKDEKVRVEKENSPYHLCSIQGWVSDANMPIVCLPNNIVVVIETSDTSSSDDVDTVIQ from the coding sequence ATGAATAAAGCAGATAAAATATTTATTGGAATCGTATTGATCGTTGTATGCTTATTATATATCCCTTCATTGTGGAATGCTTATCAAAACAAAGGGAAAGCAAAAACAGCTGTTGTCAGCTATAAAAATGAAGAAGTACTTCGTATTGATATGAAAGTGGATAAAGACTATGAGGTACAGGGAAGTCTTGGTCCTGTGCATATCGAAGTAAAAGATGAAAAGGTACGTGTAGAAAAGGAAAACAGTCCTTATCATTTGTGTTCTATTCAGGGTTGGGTATCGGATGCGAATATGCCAATCGTCTGTCTGCCAAACAATATTGTTGTGGTCATAGAAACAAGTGATACATCAAGTAGTGATGATGTGGATACGGTGATACAATGA
- a CDS encoding ABC transporter ATP-binding protein: MKNIKFIWEYAKPYQRKGVMIIFHVGIYAFFTLVAPLIISYMQDNIISGIPFENAFLQQIVDAMGGISYLQEHLWIGSLMILFCYVCIGIAIYKRSMNGGYFSESFALHVRNHMYDHLQKLSFHYHKQKDSGDLIQRSTSDIETIRRFLATQLSEMIYAVMIVAIAISILFSRNVKLTIISICLLPFIMLASFIFFRKAKKIFLECDLAESSMTSVLQENLNAMRVVKAFHQEEKEIEKFETFNEAYRKKYFDLMHALGIFWSGTDFLGLCQYLIMMISGVYMALEGELTTGTFFIFLMYESMIIWPIRQLGRILADMGKVSVSIKRIKEVLEEPCEELEKGLCPEIKGDIVFDHVNFRYADDPRMVLKDISFHIPAGTKVAIMGPTGSGKSSLVHLLTGIYDYPSGSIQIDGVELRDIAKQWLRKHVQIVLQEPFLFSKTIYENIHLADIHAQKTDIEQVAQMASIHDTILSFDKGYDTAVGEKGVTLSGGQKQRVAIARTLLCKSPIIIFDDSLSALDTKTDQMIQHALSSLDHDMTMLMITHRISSASKADMIIVLQDGCISQIGTHEELLHQEGLYQRIYHIQQEGGIQDGRTGI; the protein is encoded by the coding sequence ATGAAAAATATAAAATTTATATGGGAGTACGCAAAGCCATACCAAAGAAAAGGCGTTATGATTATTTTCCATGTTGGTATTTATGCATTCTTTACACTTGTAGCGCCATTGATTATTTCTTATATGCAGGATAATATCATATCCGGGATACCATTTGAAAATGCATTCTTACAACAGATCGTAGATGCTATGGGTGGAATCAGCTATCTGCAAGAACACTTATGGATAGGCAGTCTGATGATTTTATTTTGTTATGTATGTATTGGTATTGCTATTTATAAGCGAAGCATGAATGGAGGATACTTTTCTGAAAGTTTTGCATTACATGTAAGAAATCATATGTATGACCATTTACAAAAGCTGAGCTTTCATTACCATAAACAAAAAGACAGTGGCGATTTGATTCAAAGAAGTACATCCGATATCGAAACGATACGAAGATTTTTAGCAACACAGTTATCAGAAATGATCTATGCAGTCATGATTGTGGCAATCGCTATTAGTATCTTGTTTTCAAGAAATGTAAAACTAACGATTATTTCGATTTGTTTACTACCATTTATCATGTTGGCATCCTTTATTTTCTTTCGCAAAGCCAAAAAAATCTTTTTGGAATGTGATTTGGCAGAAAGCAGTATGACAAGTGTCTTACAGGAAAACTTAAATGCGATGCGTGTTGTAAAAGCTTTTCATCAGGAAGAAAAAGAAATAGAAAAATTTGAAACATTTAATGAAGCATACCGCAAGAAGTATTTTGACTTGATGCATGCTTTAGGAATCTTTTGGAGTGGTACGGATTTTTTAGGTTTGTGTCAATATTTGATCATGATGATATCCGGTGTCTACATGGCACTTGAAGGAGAGCTTACGACTGGAACATTCTTTATATTTCTAATGTATGAATCTATGATTATCTGGCCGATTAGACAGCTTGGGAGAATCTTAGCCGATATGGGAAAGGTCAGTGTATCCATCAAACGTATCAAGGAAGTATTAGAAGAGCCATGTGAAGAACTGGAAAAAGGATTATGTCCTGAAATCAAGGGCGATATCGTATTTGATCATGTCAATTTCCGATATGCGGATGATCCAAGAATGGTGTTGAAGGATATCAGCTTTCATATACCAGCCGGCACAAAGGTTGCGATTATGGGACCAACAGGCAGTGGTAAAAGCTCACTGGTGCATCTATTGACCGGTATTTATGATTATCCATCAGGCAGTATTCAAATCGATGGCGTAGAACTACGTGATATCGCAAAACAATGGTTAAGAAAACATGTCCAGATTGTTTTACAGGAGCCTTTTCTTTTCTCAAAAACGATTTATGAGAATATCCATCTTGCGGATATCCACGCCCAGAAAACAGATATCGAACAAGTAGCTCAAATGGCCAGTATTCATGATACCATCCTGTCATTTGACAAAGGTTATGATACAGCAGTAGGAGAAAAAGGTGTTACATTATCAGGTGGACAGAAACAGCGTGTTGCTATCGCAAGAACATTGCTTTGTAAAAGCCCAATCATCATCTTTGATGATTCTTTAAGTGCATTAGATACCAAAACTGACCAGATGATTCAACATGCCTTATCATCTTTAGACCATGATATGACCATGTTGATGATTACCCATCGTATATCATCTGCCAGTAAAGCAGATATGATCATTGTCTTACAGGATGGCTGTATTTCTCAAATTGGTACACATGAAGAATTACTGCATCAGGAAGGTTTATACCAAAGAATTTACCATATTCAACAGGAAGGGGGGATACAGGATGGAAGAACAGGAATTTGA
- a CDS encoding family 1 glycosylhydrolase, with protein sequence MSFPKGFLWGGATAANQCEGAWNVDGRGPAKTDVTTGGSVKEPRKITYVDKDGNGHAVADRNFELPEGAHYAVLDDYLYPNHDGIDFYHHYKEDIALFAEMGFKVFRMSISWSRLYPNGDEETPNPKGLEFYRNVFLELKKYNIEPLVTIWHFDTPLYLEEHYGGWNNRQLITFYERFAKTCFNEYKGLVKYWLTFNEINNTVMMLDLFGNKGDDTQYQKAYQQLHYQFVASARAVKIGHEIDPENKIGCMICGITFYPATCDPADILLNRHNWEKNIFYCGDVQCFGKYPTYAKRLWKEHHVELDITKQDLQDLKEGVVDMYTFSYYMSSLVTTHQVKDQVSGNFTAGARNEYLKYSDWGWAFDPTGLQYYLEMVYDRYEIPMMVVENGLGAFDEVEEDGSIHDPYRLDYYREHIQAMDKAICNGVDLIGYTTWGCIDLVSAGTGEMRKRYGFIYVDKHDDGTGTMERKK encoded by the coding sequence ATGAGTTTTCCAAAAGGCTTTTTATGGGGAGGCGCTACAGCTGCCAACCAATGTGAAGGAGCATGGAATGTAGATGGCAGAGGACCTGCTAAAACTGATGTCACAACCGGTGGCTCTGTAAAAGAACCAAGAAAAATCACTTATGTGGATAAAGATGGAAATGGACATGCAGTGGCTGATCGTAATTTTGAATTGCCAGAAGGTGCACACTATGCAGTATTAGATGATTATTTATACCCAAATCATGATGGTATTGATTTCTATCATCATTATAAAGAAGATATCGCTTTATTTGCGGAAATGGGATTTAAAGTATTTCGTATGTCTATTTCATGGAGTCGTTTATATCCAAACGGGGATGAAGAAACTCCAAATCCAAAAGGGCTAGAATTTTATCGCAATGTCTTTTTGGAGTTGAAAAAATATAACATAGAACCATTAGTGACTATCTGGCATTTTGATACACCACTTTATTTGGAAGAACACTATGGTGGATGGAACAATCGTCAATTGATCACTTTCTATGAACGTTTCGCAAAGACATGCTTCAATGAATACAAAGGGCTGGTAAAATACTGGCTGACCTTCAATGAAATCAATAATACGGTAATGATGCTGGATCTGTTTGGAAATAAAGGCGATGATACACAATATCAGAAAGCTTACCAGCAGTTACATTATCAGTTTGTCGCAAGTGCACGTGCAGTAAAAATCGGACATGAAATTGACCCTGAGAATAAAATTGGGTGTATGATTTGTGGTATCACATTCTATCCGGCAACATGCGATCCAGCAGATATCCTTTTAAATCGTCATAATTGGGAAAAGAATATCTTCTATTGTGGCGATGTGCAGTGTTTTGGTAAATATCCAACCTACGCAAAACGTTTATGGAAAGAACACCATGTGGAACTGGATATCACAAAACAGGATCTTCAGGATTTAAAAGAAGGCGTTGTGGATATGTATACCTTCTCTTACTATATGTCATCTCTTGTGACAACCCATCAAGTAAAAGATCAGGTAAGCGGCAACTTTACAGCTGGTGCGCGTAATGAATATCTGAAATATTCTGACTGGGGATGGGCATTTGATCCAACTGGTCTACAATATTATCTGGAAATGGTATATGATCGTTATGAAATCCCAATGATGGTCGTAGAAAATGGCTTGGGTGCATTTGATGAAGTAGAAGAAGATGGAAGTATTCATGACCCATATCGTTTAGATTACTATCGTGAACACATCCAGGCAATGGATAAAGCGATTTGTAATGGTGTGGATTTAATTGGCTATACAACTTGGGGATGTATTGATTTGGTATCTGCAGGTACAGGAGAAATGCGTAAGCGTTATGGCTTCATCTATGTAGACAAACATGATGATGGCACAGGTACCATGGAAAGAAAGAAATAA
- a CDS encoding PRD domain-containing protein: MQIHKILNNNVVVVLDEQEKEQVVMGRGLAFKKKCGDEIDPAQIDKVFTMSNPDTNNKFQEIVANIPLEYMLLVEDIITYAKTHIGKKINDSIYISLADHIFMSVKRFSEGIVVKNALLWDIKRFYKDEFYIGQKAVEMIAQRTKIILPEDEAGFIALHFVNAQMEENPDKVEDMYTITKVMQELSNIVKYYFNMEYDEDSVYYYRFVTHLKFFAQRLVTKKTYQEESEDDLLDIIKMKYKNAYECVKVIKKFLVEQYDYLLSDEEMLYLTIHIARVTNKNCG; the protein is encoded by the coding sequence ATGCAAATACATAAGATTTTAAATAACAATGTTGTCGTTGTGTTAGATGAACAGGAAAAAGAACAGGTTGTTATGGGAAGAGGTCTTGCCTTTAAGAAAAAGTGTGGAGATGAAATCGATCCAGCCCAGATTGACAAGGTGTTCACAATGAGCAACCCCGATACAAACAATAAATTTCAAGAGATAGTCGCAAACATACCACTAGAATATATGTTGTTGGTGGAAGATATTATCACCTATGCAAAAACACATATTGGAAAGAAAATCAATGATTCCATTTATATCTCTTTGGCAGATCATATCTTCATGTCCGTAAAGCGCTTCAGTGAAGGTATCGTTGTAAAAAATGCATTGCTATGGGATATTAAACGATTTTATAAAGATGAATTTTACATCGGTCAAAAAGCGGTAGAAATGATTGCGCAGCGTACAAAAATTATACTGCCGGAAGATGAAGCAGGATTTATTGCCTTACACTTTGTGAATGCACAGATGGAAGAAAATCCTGATAAAGTAGAAGATATGTACACCATCACGAAAGTGATGCAGGAATTATCCAATATCGTAAAATATTACTTCAACATGGAATATGATGAAGATTCTGTATATTATTATCGCTTTGTAACACACCTGAAATTCTTTGCCCAGCGTCTTGTGACAAAGAAAACCTATCAGGAAGAAAGTGAAGATGATTTATTGGATATCATCAAGATGAAATATAAAAATGCTTATGAATGTGTCAAAGTTATCAAAAAGTTCTTGGTAGAACAGTATGACTATCTTTTAAGTGATGAAGAAATGCTGTATCTGACCATTCATATCGCAAGAGTCACAAATAAGAACTGTGGGTAG
- a CDS encoding FMN-binding protein yields MKKVICLTLCALMFAGCSSNSKADIKEGKATYTNDKGEVTTAKVKLKNGDLEEVEIDETAQGKDKSKKALGNDYQMKQASKIGKEWYEQIDFLEKYIEKKGVDSIKLNKEGKAENNDVTSGCTIRIDGFLKAVKEAEKNAK; encoded by the coding sequence ATGAAAAAAGTAATATGTTTAACATTATGTGCCTTGATGTTTGCGGGATGCAGCAGCAATTCCAAAGCAGATATCAAAGAAGGCAAAGCAACCTATACCAATGATAAAGGCGAAGTGACAACCGCAAAAGTCAAATTGAAAAATGGTGATCTTGAAGAAGTAGAAATTGATGAAACTGCGCAGGGCAAGGATAAGAGTAAAAAAGCATTAGGAAATGATTATCAAATGAAACAGGCAAGTAAAATTGGGAAAGAATGGTATGAACAAATTGATTTTCTTGAAAAGTATATTGAGAAAAAGGGTGTTGACAGTATTAAATTAAACAAAGAAGGCAAAGCGGAAAATAACGATGTCACAAGCGGTTGTACGATACGCATTGATGGATTTTTAAAAGCAGTAAAAGAAGCAGAGAAAAATGCCAAGTAA
- a CDS encoding Gx transporter family protein has product MRNDTKRMTTITMLIALSIVFHMVESMIPVPVPIPGFKLGLANIVGLIALYLYGARVMLEVNLMRVVFASLLRGVLFGTGFWLSLCGVILSSLACIIAYKKSPMSIFGVSVAGSVFHAIGQVIAVTFIYAQFFMQAILPLLILAGIPTGLLIAFIASQVLKRIHRESIKGG; this is encoded by the coding sequence ATGAGAAATGATACAAAACGTATGACAACCATAACCATGCTGATTGCGTTGTCGATCGTGTTTCATATGGTAGAATCGATGATTCCTGTTCCTGTACCGATTCCCGGTTTTAAACTGGGACTAGCAAATATTGTAGGATTAATTGCGTTGTATCTATATGGTGCACGCGTCATGCTGGAAGTTAATCTTATGCGAGTTGTATTTGCCTCACTTCTTCGTGGAGTATTGTTTGGCACTGGTTTTTGGTTAAGCTTATGCGGTGTAATCTTAAGCAGTCTTGCATGTATTATCGCTTATAAAAAAAGCCCGATGAGCATCTTTGGTGTGAGTGTGGCTGGAAGTGTGTTTCATGCAATCGGACAGGTAATTGCGGTTACCTTTATTTATGCACAATTCTTTATGCAGGCGATACTGCCTTTATTGATACTGGCAGGTATACCTACAGGATTATTGATAGCATTTATCGCATCACAGGTTTTGAAAAGAATTCATAGGGAAAGTATAAAAGGAGGATAA